In Phaseolus vulgaris cultivar G19833 chromosome 7, P. vulgaris v2.0, whole genome shotgun sequence, the genomic stretch AAGTTCATCTAAACTATTGTAGAACTGATAACAAATAGCTGATATCTTTATCAAGCCTTCATTTGAAGGGAAGTGTGAAAatctaagaaagaaaaaaggttttcgaagtttGCCTGAGTCAGAGGAGTACTgttatatatagttataattTTGAATCGGTACTGTTTTTAGGATCAGAAAAGCAACATATTGGGAAGTTGTTCCGAGGTAGGAGTACGAATGGAGTGGTAATCAATGACcacattttgtttcttattcATATGGCAGATTTTCTTCAGTAAGATGAACCTTGTTTTCATCGAAAGAAACAAAAATCTTAAGAAAAGTATATTGGATAAAAATTGTCCATGATGGAGTAAGAAATATGTGTTAAGTGGCGTGCATGATGTGGTGATTAAGTCCACTAGTGATCACAGCATAATGGGTGATCCGTGTTAATCTTAGATTCTAGATGTAGTTATGCCATTTGAAATTTCACACTTGAGAAAGTGCACACCTTTTGAAACGTGTGCAAACGAAGTCCATATATTTAAGTTTCGTCGACCTTACGCACCCAACTACTTGCCTAGTTATTAAAACGGCGTGAGTGAATAAATAGTTCCTAAAGAAGTTGCTCTACTTGCATGGCTATCTCTGCCGACAAATAATTGTGGCCTTGAATTTAGCTTCTGTATTAAGTGTTCGCTTGGCTTTTGCCAGATATGGTATAAAGATTTGGAGGCAAAAAACATAACCCATCAAATTGTAGCTTGGTGATTGTATTCTTGTACCTATCATTTTCCCATGACGTGCTACAGACAGAAGGGTGGTTGATCCAATCATTGTCTCGTCACTGGTGGCTTATTTCATAATTGAGTTTCTGTCAATACGAGGCTTCCGACCAATAATCCGCATCTCAGAATGAAGGGTCAAGAACTGAGAACACACAAGAATAAACCAACAATTCTAGTCGCATTCATGTTCCCATCCAACACATGAGATAAGACAATGACCCTTCCCACATGGTATGGTACTACGAGTAGTGCTTGATGATAAGGCTACAAACTCCTTTCACTGCCTTCCATCACATATTAACACACCCTCAAAAGACAAACATTATACGATGAGCAGCAGCTTGCAAAGGCAATGGTCCTTTGATGATTTCATTTGGAACTGAGGACAGCCACGATTTTGGATTTCATTAGAGGAACATTTTAAATGTAATCGGTTTTCCACCTTCTATGTCAAAACATGATTATGTCAAAtcatcaattacattaaaataatttataactaCTGCAGAATATGAAATCAATTGTCAGATGTTTCACATTCACACTAGACTGGCCAAATAAACAGGGCACTAAACATTGAAAATTTCGTACAGCCACACTGAAGTCCTGAACCATTACCAGAAGAATATCGAGAAActtgaattttttattctatataCAATTCTAAAACTTGTTTTATTTGCCACATCTGTCACGTGTGTACCTCTGTTCCCTTCCTGTATCATCCATTAGCTAAAGAAATTGAATGGCTTGCTTAGTGAATCTGATATGTGTATTACTTTGACTACTTTTTGAAATTACAGAAAATTAGACAGAGTACCGTAATGTTTTTGTCAATGTTTTCAAATGTTTCTTAAGTTGTGCAACCATGCTTTTGTTCCATTAGCTCTTACATTTTGGTGGAATCCATTAGCTATCTTCTAGATGTATGTTTCATTCATTGGATTCCACCCTAAGAAAAGGCTATTTCTGAAAAGTTAGATTCGTGATCACTAGCATGCTTGCTTATTATGTTATTGATGAATGAATGAAGCACGAATTTGGGAGTAAAAAATAACTCGTTTGGAAGGGAATGACATTTTCTTTTCACCGGTGAAATAACTCGAGTATAGAAATGACAAACTGGCATAATTTTGACTCATTCTACAAAATAAGCAAAACTCAATAAATAAACTAGCAATTTGGATTATTCCAACTTCCAACGAGTTTCCTTACGGGTCTTCCGTCAACGATACTAAAATAATCAGAAGTAGACTTTGAGCCCTATACTTAGTGTTTTGCTTAATAAAATCATGAGATCGTGTGTTAAAGATAAGATTCTTCAAGATAAGGAATAATGTCTCTAAGCTATGTTTCTGCTACACGTCTAAAACAAGGGTCATGTTGTCTGACTCCATCCAGTAGCATTTCCAGGATTTGACTTCTCTAGAGATTCGTTTACTGCTAAAGCTAGATATTCTTCGCTACAGTATTATGCTCTTTCAAGAGCCAGCATAGGATTTGGACGTATGCACCTTTAGAACAAAGAACATTGCTGCTTTTACCAAAATGACCACCGAATAGTAAAAATAACACCGAGACAGAGAGCAATGAATGGGACACTGGTTTTGTTGAGAAGCCACACACAGGACAATCTGAACCAACAACAAACAATCTTCTTCTAGCTAAGTTTTCTCTAGTAGAAATGCCAGAGTTTTCTATTTCCACATTCCTCCTGTGATGAGGAACCGTTTTCCAAATTTTAATGCTTTCTGTAACTTTCTATTATCCCACATACACGCCAACTTTTACAAAAGCCATATCAAATATTCTTCAGAAACATTTTGACATACTTTCCGATATTTCACATCTGGGTGATCACGCTTTTTATGTTTGAAACCGATGGTAGCAATATTCGTGAACGTTTTCCCCTGTTCATATCAGATTTGGGGAACTTTTCATTTCCAACTGATTATCTTCAAACCATCACCCACTTACAAGATTTTGCGAATAAAAATATCTACAAACTCAAATTAACAAATTTGCAGCAGGTGGACACGAACCTTGATCAGCCAAATTAGCATTGAGAAAACAGAGAGAACTAAACATatataattgaaagaaaacactGAAATTCCATTCCTAACTAAGGGAAACATAAGGACGACGAGGCTTCGAAAACAGTGCAGAGTACTACAATCTCTACCCCCAATCAAACCTCTTTCTATCGAGGGGAATTGGAATTTGATTGTTGAGATTCCAGATATCATCATCCCAAACAACATCATTGTAGAGCTCCGTGAAAGCATCACCCCCCAAGAAGTCCATGTCCCAAGCAGGGACCCAGGTGGAACCCCATGACATTTGCTCATCCACCCCACCTCTCAACCAAGGGATATTCTGATTATTCTCCTCCCAATTCCAACCCATCACGCCACCGTCTCTTGCTCCttgttgctgctgctgctgctgcaaGAACCCACCCACCATGTCTCTAGAGCTTTCCCTTCTCTCCTCTTCCTCCAGCACACTCTTCCCCACCTTTTGCTCaccctctttcttcactttcttcttccCCAATGCCGTCACATCTTCAACATTGGGGGGATTGTTGGTGGGCATAACAACAGCATTCACAGTCACACCTCTCTGCCTCTTCATGTTGGTAGAGAAATTACAAGGAGTGGTGGAGCGATGGAAAAGTGAATTGAAATTGATGGTATTTATAGAGGGTATGGAAATGTAGAGTGTGGACAATTTTGTAATCAAGTTGTGGTGGTGTGATGTGATGTGAGCAGTCCCATGGATTTTTTGGGGTGATAAAATGCATATTCATTTGGGTTACCGGTACCATCCTTTTGCTCTAATTTGGAACATAACGACAAAAAAATCCCACCTTTTAGACAACGTAGGGGTGAAGTACCAAGTGCCGTAAGTAAGTTAGAAGCAAGTCAAACTCTTGATCTGGTCCATTTGTTTTCATAGGTAGGCCTAGTGCAATGAATTTTTCGGTGAAAATGAGGTCCCTGTTTCTTTTTTAATCACCCAAACCTTCTCttacttcttctttttttacgGTTATCACTGTTTGCCTTACGAATCGTGTTGGAATCATGCATCCACATGACGCTGTTGCAAGTTGTTGCAACTTGCCCCTCTCTCTTTCATTAAATTCCTCTCTTTACCTTTTTCTAAAGATACTTTGTTAAAACTTTCAAGAAATCGAAGGAgctgtcattttttttttctcgggAAGGTAAATCTTGTTCGGATGGAAGTTTCAAGTTTCAATAAACAATCACCGTTTccacaaaaatttaattttcttatctgtttttttttttaaaattataccgTTGATTTTATCAATGCAgagaaaaaatcatttaaataacagaagaagaaaataacattttcaAAAGATTTAGCAAATCATTCATTTAAAACTACaataaattttcttaatttcattaaaaaaaacttatgcaACTATCGGGAAGAGAATAGTTTAACGTTTAAAGTATGACTTTAAGTATTTGAAATTGTAAAGCTTACTTAAAAAATACTCTTAtatctgattaaaaaaaaactaacttgTACAACAATATAAGTAATTAAGTAAGTAACTAAAATAAGacaaataaaattgtaattcagttaattttatcaatttttttaaagaacttGTTCTTAAGGTTGGAATTCTTTTTATAGTAACTTTAATAATATCATCTTATTTTTTCGATGGTTACTGTGTTTGATACTTTCTAGTCTTCCAAAATGAGTAATGAGTACCTGTGAAGGCGTCCGACGTTCAAGTCAGTCCAAGTAAAATATGTAAGTGttaggataaaaaaaattatctctaaTATTGTCCCCTCTGATACCTATAACTTTGTGTTGAGTTTAATTATCTggatctgtttttgaatttagaCGAAAGTTTATTTGTGACTTACTGTTTTAATTATGATTAATCACGATTTATCGTctgtcaaaaaaaaaattgttcttatGGACTATTTGGTTTTTCTATACAAGAACATTACTATTAATCCGTCATTTTACTCTGTTGCAGTAGTTTTGAAGAGGAAAAAGAGTGAAAAAGAGAAGGGATAAAGGTCTTTGTGTGATGTAGGTGATGATGGTGTGTGATTAATGCAAAGTGAGGATGGTTTGCATGTTGGGGAAGCGGCAAAAGCAGGAGGAGCAGAAATGAATATGGAATGGTAGCAGAAGCATTTGATTAGGTGAGTGAATGTGGCAGATACAAAAGGGTTAGTGTTGGAATAAGAAGTATAGTGTAGGTAGGAAGCAGTGCAACAGCATGCCTAGTCCTACAACTTCAACTGTTACATGCATGCTCTCTTTGCTCCTCTGTCGGCATAAAGTCCAAATTCAATTGTGGGCCATTTTCCAAACAATCTTCCCAACTTTCTCATCTCATCTCATCTCATCTCATCTCTCATAAAGCAGCTGTAAAGTAGATGGAAACCATCAATTCCTTCTCAACTCACTCTTTTCATTACTATATTTTAATGCTTACTTAATATTCCACAACAAACACTTCATTATTATCATTCTCATAACTACTGCTatcaactctctcaatctcaTCTTACTCTCTCAACCATGCACACACCAATGGATTCTTctccatatttttttacaacacacaatatcaaatattaattaataaatattctgATATTGAAGAAATATTACACCAAAAAATATTGTTTCTTGAAAACATTCATTTGTAAAAAAGTAAACACGAAAAACTTTTTAATTTCGAATtcgtaaaaaaataaaacaaaaatcttGCAATAAACGTGCGATATATTCTAAACTTTGAACTGATGtgagatattttttattttattttacgaGACAttgtataataaataatatttttcaacgCGCGACATGTATGTACAGTAAGGTTATATAGGTAGATAGATATTAAAGTATTATACAGCTGTAAGGATTTTGGACTTTTTTGCATTCCCTACACTCACTTGCACTATTCTCTGTCAACTCTCCTCTTAGTGTTTAACAGTAATTGATAAACAGAAGAAATTGAATAAAACTTATTGTGCAAAAAGtcatacattttttatatttatatttttttttgtaaaaattgttttttttttaactaccAAACAATTATTTAACTTTTCATTACACCCTCTAGCTAAAATGATTTGTCATGGGTAGAGGGATACATTATGGCAAAGTAATAACACTTTATCCAACACAAGAAATTAGGGTTGACTCAAATTTAAAAAGACAATTCATAACaatcattttatatttaaattaaaagatattTCACTTTTAATATAGAAATCCTTTAATAACAGTGTTGTAACGATTAACATAAAAATATGATACTAGTGAATTTAATAGTGAATAtcttaagatttttattttttttaattgtgacACAGTTGTCATAATCAAacaaacataaattaaatttaacaaaattttattaataaaacaaatgTTTACTACTAATGTGTTTAATATCTCACTCATTTCTAAGTGTCTACTTATGAGATGTTTAACTTTTACTCTTTGTACTAAACGAATAAGAGATTGATTAGAACTAAGTGAATGAATCAATAATTTTGATTAAAGAAAAGAATTGAATTTTTAACAAGTGTTAAAAGACAATTCCTTAACAAAAATCAAAGTTCAAAAAATCAAACATTCTAACACTGCTACAAagaatttaagaataaaaaattattgaacaaaaactttaaaattcATTACAAAATCATAAGAGAATCAACCCAGGCAAAATGAaataattacaaagaagaaaataagaaaactatGATGCTTTATTCTTTGAATATTGTGAGGCGGGTTGATTTCTCTTTGAAGTTGTATCTTTTTGTAGGTTTTTATAGTATAAGGATCTTGGAAATATATTATGTCTTATATATTGTTCATAGTTTCTAACTTTTCAAAattctcaaattttatttctaGTTTAATTGCGATTTTGTTTATTCATATATGTGCAAATGATTTGTTTCTAATCCTATTTctttattgtaaattttattcTCTAATTCTTTAActcaatttttgtttcttgttttaattcaaataaataactTGGACTTTCGCTTGATGAGCCTTACTCAGGCTCATCATGTCATCTATTAGAAGCTTTTATTAGATCGTCTAGTTAGACGGTCcactttataaaatattatattttttactgcAACTAAAAACACAAAACACAAGATTagcataaaaaaatagttaaaaccAAAAACACATAATTACATTCCAATAATCTactattaaagttttaaagtatgAGTAAAATTATATTCATCAATAACCTAAAATACATCTTCTCATTTGTCTCCACAAACCAAATGTTTCATGTAACTCACGAGAATCCTTATTTATTTTCTGTTATAAGTTTTTTCCTAACTTGTTCAAGCacatatttaaaacattttagatACATAATTATAACTAGTATATAATTAGTAGTTGAACCTAACATTAAGATCTAACAATGTGttattcaataataaaataatttcaactaATTACAACATCTTCAAATCTACTTTTCTTCCGACAACCcacttcttttttttctctctctttcactTATTCAATctgtaatttatattttcattcatTCGTATTTACTTCAACATGTTAACGAATGAGTACAAACTTTTAGTgtaacttaattatttttatcaaacaaaaaaatgtatgatttgtttgatcataaaataattatttttaaggaTAATTTATAGGTTGTTCTCGTCGAACTAGAAGTCGGGAACTTGGAGGTAGTTTATGAGAAGATTTCTTTGTAACCATAGTCTTTGAACGATTTGAAATCACAGTGAGATGATGAGAGTTTCACCGGTTGACAATAGTCTAACGATCAAGCAagtgaaaacataaaaaatcttAATGTGTAATATGTATTGCATAGAATAATGTCTTTTTTTACTTGAAGAACTCTACTCATTTTGTAACATCATTGATCTCCCATTCTTTGAAGAATCGTAACAAAAAATAgagtatttttataatttttgtgaCGAAAATCTTTATAAGTATCTTACATTCtaataaaacattaaacattttcaatttttcaaaaatcaaatagtaaacaattaaaattttgattaccCTTTTTCCTTTTAATAAGTAGCTAGCATTCTTTATGATTGCCCTTTTGGGATTGGAAATTATGAGAGTTAAATGGAACAGATCGACCACTAATGATGATATTGAAGAAATGGTAGCATTTTTATTTGATGACTATAGAGTAGCATTATTATACCATGGTGGCACCATGATCAAAACACCATAAATGAGCAAAGTTGGACACAGACACTTGCCCTTAAGAAATTAATGGAAATGGCTCTATGGTACTCAACAGTGacaatatggtatcaaagttgTAATCATAGTATGTGTGATGCTCTGACAGATCATAGTGCTCTCTGTTCCTCAGAACCATGAATGATGAAACAGTAGGTGGGCCAGAGGTGGGCCATAGGTGGGCCACATTTATTACAGACAAAACAGTTCAGACAGAAAGGGACGCTTATAATGAATTTGAGTTGGACCGAATAACATTGTCAGATTATGGGCTTCTCTTTGTCACACCCTTATTTAGTTTAGGCCCATTATGTACAATTTTCTTCCGAGTGGGGACCAATGTGATGCCAGTACATCACTTGTTCAAAAGCATTTTAGAAAGGTTATAACTTTGCAATTATTATTACTTGTGGTTAAATTAAATCTCAActtatgagaattaaatatgtttttgatattatgtaatataatattataattaagttGAAGACAAATTATAATTAGTAGAGTTAAAAGTATTGTGTTAGATGATTTAGAGAATTAAATTCtcgaaaataaataaaataatataattcttaGATAAATTTCAGATATATGTTTCCTTTATTTCAAAATAcagtttataataaaatattttaacactttaatttacattaaattttatttatcacGTACAATGATGAATTTCAATAGTTTGACAAATATATAGAATAACTATTATTGTAAATAGTATTTTGATGTGTGTGAGAATGATGTTGtgtatttacataaaaaaaaaaacagatatcAAATAGCTTGTGTTGAAATCAAATACATTTTGCTTAAATCCAAAAGATTGGTTTCTTTTCATAGCAATATATAAGAGTGTTATTAGCAAACAacgaaatcaattttaaagaacCACAACAACTTAAGAACAATTTTAAAGCCTCCACATCTAAGCATGTGACACAAATGTGTTATCCCATAATCAAACAGA encodes the following:
- the LOC137828625 gene encoding uncharacterized protein, which produces MKRQRGVTVNAVVMPTNNPPNVEDVTALGKKKVKKEGEQKVGKSVLEEEERRESSRDMVGGFLQQQQQQQGARDGGVMGWNWEENNQNIPWLRGGVDEQMSWGSTWVPAWDMDFLGGDAFTELYNDVVWDDDIWNLNNQIPIPLDRKRFDWG